The Exiguobacterium acetylicum genome includes a window with the following:
- a CDS encoding phenylacetate--CoA ligase family protein yields the protein MYDQHHETMDAQKREQLQMERLRQTMEHVTRVPFYQERLQTLQMTANDFQTIEDLRKFPFTRKQDLRDHYPFGLFAVEREQVTRIHASSGTSGKPTVVGYTQEDLDDWAGAVARSLVLAGGSPADLLHNAYGYGLFTGGLGLHAGAEKLGMTILPISGGNTDRQITLIVDFRPDGICGTPSYILRLAERMIERGIDPRKTSMRYGIFGAEPWSEEMRQTLEQTFDLQALDIYGLSEIMGPGVAMECQEQAGLHIMDDLFITEVVDPVTGEPVPNGMVGELVFTSLKKKALPIIRYRTGDLASITHEACACGRTTTRMSRVKGRTDDMLIIRGVNVFPSEIERVLLQQPDVTPHYQIHLVRKAGLDAVELHIEFENISERQMRSICDAIKSECLISIDLVCHPHQGLPRSEGKAVRIVDRRSTSLV from the coding sequence ATGTACGATCAACATCACGAAACGATGGATGCTCAAAAGCGGGAGCAGCTACAGATGGAGCGATTACGTCAAACGATGGAACACGTCACACGTGTCCCGTTCTATCAAGAACGTCTGCAGACCTTACAGATGACAGCGAATGATTTTCAAACGATCGAAGATCTACGAAAGTTTCCCTTCACACGTAAACAAGATTTACGCGATCATTATCCGTTCGGGCTATTTGCCGTTGAACGGGAACAGGTCACCCGGATTCATGCGTCGTCTGGAACGAGTGGTAAACCGACCGTCGTCGGGTATACGCAAGAAGATTTAGATGACTGGGCCGGTGCCGTGGCACGCAGTTTAGTCTTAGCTGGTGGATCACCAGCCGATTTGCTGCACAATGCGTATGGTTATGGATTGTTCACAGGTGGTCTCGGTCTTCATGCAGGGGCAGAAAAACTAGGCATGACGATCCTACCGATTTCCGGTGGCAACACGGATCGCCAAATTACATTGATCGTGGATTTCCGACCGGACGGTATCTGTGGAACGCCTTCGTATATTTTACGCTTGGCAGAACGCATGATTGAACGTGGTATCGATCCACGGAAAACGAGCATGCGTTATGGCATCTTTGGAGCTGAACCATGGTCGGAAGAGATGCGGCAGACACTCGAACAGACATTTGATCTGCAGGCACTCGATATTTACGGACTCAGTGAAATCATGGGACCTGGTGTCGCGATGGAGTGTCAAGAGCAGGCAGGTCTGCATATCATGGATGACTTATTCATTACAGAAGTCGTCGATCCCGTTACGGGGGAACCGGTACCAAATGGCATGGTCGGGGAACTCGTTTTTACAAGCTTAAAAAAGAAAGCGCTTCCAATCATTCGCTACCGGACAGGCGACTTAGCTTCGATCACGCATGAGGCGTGCGCTTGCGGTCGGACGACGACACGGATGTCACGTGTCAAAGGGCGGACGGACGACATGCTAATCATCCGAGGAGTCAACGTTTTCCCGTCAGAAATCGAGCGGGTCTTGCTCCAACAACCGGACGTGACGCCACATTATCAAATCCATCTTGTACGTAAAGCCGGACTTGATGCTGTTGAGCTACATATCGAATTCGAAAATATCTCAGAACGACAAATGCGTTCGATATGTGACGCCATCAAATCGGAATGTCTCATTTCTATTGATCTCGTCTGTCACCCGCATCAAGGGTTACCACGATCGGAAGGTAAAGCCGTTCGGATCGTTGATCGACGTTCGACATCACTCGTCTGA
- the paaA gene encoding 1,2-phenylacetyl-CoA epoxidase subunit PaaA — translation MYDATQLFEPVQLTEDEKLARFKERIEQGEKIEADDWMPAFYRDTLIKLISMHGISEIMGALPEKEWVPKAPSLRRKLGIMAKVQDEMGHGQLLLRVVEDLMKPYGKTRGDLMDDLFTGRLKFHNVFHMPTRSWADAGMIGWLVDGAAIITQTNMLGASYGPYARALQRICAEEVFHAQHGESIIMALAEGTPEQRAMIQESLDEWWESLLMFFGPASKETTGTSKQDVTIAYKIRTKTNEELRQNFFTKYVPRIRSLGLVIPDPTLRFDEETGQWEYAQPDWTKFKTIIQGGGPRSKERLDLRRTSYENNAWVRDALAETKA, via the coding sequence ATGTATGATGCAACACAACTGTTCGAACCCGTCCAACTGACGGAAGACGAAAAATTAGCACGCTTCAAGGAACGAATCGAGCAAGGTGAAAAAATTGAAGCCGATGACTGGATGCCTGCTTTTTACCGGGACACACTGATTAAACTGATTTCGATGCACGGTATCAGTGAAATCATGGGTGCACTTCCGGAAAAAGAATGGGTTCCAAAAGCACCATCGCTTCGACGGAAACTGGGCATCATGGCGAAGGTCCAGGATGAGATGGGACACGGGCAGTTGTTACTTCGTGTCGTCGAGGATTTGATGAAGCCGTATGGCAAGACACGTGGGGATTTGATGGATGACTTGTTCACGGGACGATTGAAGTTCCATAACGTCTTCCACATGCCGACACGATCATGGGCCGATGCCGGAATGATCGGTTGGCTTGTCGATGGGGCGGCAATCATCACGCAGACGAATATGCTCGGCGCTTCGTACGGACCGTACGCACGTGCCTTGCAACGCATCTGTGCAGAGGAAGTCTTCCACGCACAACACGGGGAGTCAATCATCATGGCACTCGCAGAAGGAACACCGGAACAGCGGGCAATGATTCAAGAATCACTGGATGAGTGGTGGGAATCCTTGTTGATGTTCTTTGGACCAGCTTCGAAAGAGACGACCGGAACATCAAAACAGGACGTGACGATCGCTTATAAGATTCGGACGAAAACGAATGAAGAGCTCCGGCAAAACTTCTTTACGAAGTACGTACCACGGATTCGTTCGCTCGGACTCGTCATTCCAGACCCAACGTTACGTTTTGATGAAGAGACGGGGCAATGGGAATACGCACAGCCGGACTGGACGAAATTCAAGACGATCATCCAAGGTGGAGGACCACGTTCAAAAGAGCGACTGGATCTGCGCCGGACATCTTACGAGAATAACGCCTGGGTAAGGGATGCACTCGCTGAAACGAAGGCATGA
- the paaB gene encoding 1,2-phenylacetyl-CoA epoxidase subunit PaaB, which produces MNETFYHEFEVFSKRTPNAAFTHQFSLLAPNKEMALLMAQENFMRREPVVDIWVVKREDIRGLSPDEKQMLKRLDNKDYRTTKGYGYLKKKWRHYEQQMLDEKEIMSWQGGDSK; this is translated from the coding sequence ATGAACGAGACGTTCTATCACGAATTCGAAGTCTTTAGCAAACGGACGCCGAACGCGGCGTTCACCCATCAATTCAGTTTACTTGCTCCAAATAAAGAGATGGCGTTACTGATGGCACAAGAAAACTTCATGCGCCGAGAACCAGTCGTCGATATCTGGGTCGTCAAACGTGAAGATATCCGTGGTTTGTCACCCGATGAGAAGCAGATGCTAAAGCGGCTCGACAATAAAGATTACCGGACGACCAAAGGATACGGCTACTTGAAGAAAAAATGGCGTCATTACGAGCAACAGATGCTCGACGAAAAAGAAATCATGTCGTGGCAAGGAGGCGATTCCAAATGA
- the paaC gene encoding 1,2-phenylacetyl-CoA epoxidase subunit PaaC: protein MTEQERTALASLLYQLADDDFLYAYRGSEWLGLAPHIEEDVASSSIAQDSMGHAAMYYQLLEELGEGNADALAHVRLAHERKNSILVERVNGPGYYMEKPEYDWAFAVVRNYCYTVAKKIRIDALKSSSYEPLAAAAVKINMELYYHLLHWQTWFTQLYQSTETARQKMDAALEKVLYDFGDMFDYGEHGQLIEEMRLIEGQGILLDRWYQTITPLLVELNVTLPEMQMTRNGRDGDHTEDLNDALATLGEVYLIDQTATW from the coding sequence ATGACGGAACAAGAACGGACGGCACTCGCCTCCTTACTGTATCAACTCGCAGATGATGATTTCCTCTACGCGTATCGTGGTTCGGAATGGCTCGGGCTTGCACCGCATATCGAAGAAGACGTCGCTTCATCCTCGATCGCGCAAGATTCGATGGGGCACGCGGCAATGTATTACCAACTTCTTGAGGAACTTGGTGAAGGCAATGCTGATGCGTTAGCCCATGTCCGCTTGGCACACGAACGGAAGAACTCGATTCTTGTCGAACGTGTCAATGGACCCGGCTACTATATGGAAAAACCCGAATACGACTGGGCATTTGCCGTCGTTCGGAACTACTGCTACACGGTCGCGAAAAAGATCCGCATTGATGCCTTGAAATCGAGCAGTTACGAGCCACTCGCTGCGGCTGCCGTCAAGATCAACATGGAGTTGTACTATCATTTGCTGCACTGGCAAACGTGGTTCACCCAGCTTTATCAATCGACAGAGACGGCGCGCCAGAAGATGGACGCAGCGCTCGAAAAAGTCCTCTACGACTTCGGCGACATGTTCGATTATGGTGAACACGGTCAACTGATCGAAGAGATGCGATTGATCGAAGGGCAAGGGATTTTACTGGATCGTTGGTATCAGACGATCACGCCGTTACTCGTCGAATTGAACGTGACCCTTCCAGAAATGCAGATGACACGTAATGGACGGGACGGCGATCACACGGAAGACTTGAATGACGCACTCGCGACACTCGGAGAAGTCTACTTGATTGATCAGACGGCGACGTGGTGA
- the paaD gene encoding 1,2-phenylacetyl-CoA epoxidase subunit PaaD, with protein sequence MTTTLQHAIREALNGVKDPEIDSVSILDLGMVEKMDAEATAHGYTVHVTLLPTFLGCPALEIIKKNTEAALQVIPNVEQVDVQFRFDPPWTSDRITEQGMQGLKAFGIAPPRFEQGNWEIDCPYCGSTYVTMENLFGPTACRSILYCKSCKNPFEAMKPVSTLM encoded by the coding sequence ATGACGACAACACTTCAGCATGCGATCCGTGAAGCCCTGAACGGGGTGAAGGATCCAGAAATCGATAGCGTCAGCATTTTAGATCTTGGCATGGTCGAGAAGATGGACGCGGAAGCGACGGCGCATGGCTACACGGTGCACGTCACGCTTCTCCCGACGTTTCTCGGCTGTCCGGCGCTTGAAATCATTAAAAAAAATACCGAAGCTGCCTTGCAGGTGATTCCGAACGTCGAACAGGTCGACGTCCAGTTCCGGTTTGATCCACCGTGGACATCGGACCGTATCACAGAACAAGGGATGCAAGGATTGAAGGCATTCGGCATCGCACCCCCTCGATTCGAACAAGGAAATTGGGAAATCGACTGTCCGTATTGTGGATCGACGTACGTGACGATGGAAAACTTATTCGGACCGACCGCTTGTCGAAGTATTCTCTACTGTAAATCGTGTAAAAATCCATTCGAGGCGATGAAACCCGTCTCTACTCTCATGTGA
- a CDS encoding EthD family reductase gives MAKLIALYKHPENKEAFDQHYFEVHGPLTAKIPGLKEMNVTKIVGSPMGGDGKYYLMCEMVYESQEAMQAGMRSLEGKASGKDLMSFAGDLVTLMIGEDVHADTTVR, from the coding sequence ATGGCAAAATTAATCGCACTTTACAAACACCCAGAAAACAAGGAAGCATTCGATCAGCATTACTTCGAGGTCCATGGTCCGTTAACAGCAAAAATTCCAGGACTAAAAGAAATGAACGTCACGAAAATCGTCGGTTCACCAATGGGTGGAGACGGAAAGTACTACTTGATGTGCGAGATGGTCTATGAAAGTCAGGAAGCGATGCAAGCTGGCATGCGTTCTCTTGAAGGAAAAGCGTCAGGGAAAGACTTGATGAGCTTTGCGGGGGATCTCGTCACATTGATGATTGGTGAAGATGTCCATGCCGACACAACAGTACGTTAA
- a CDS encoding enoyl-CoA hydratase/isomerase family protein — protein sequence MPTQQYVKTETVGRIGRIRLDRTARYNALNRTMVREIVEAMETFDRDDRVTVIVLTGNGKSFSAGADIEEMLEATPISMELLDPFADWDRISRIKKPIIAGVHGFVLGGGFELALACDLIYADPATQFGFPEVGLGVMPGAGGTQRLTKCIGRTRALEWLFTGDRMQAEEAERLGIINRVTTDVEATVLAMAERLSNQPSMALRLIKDAANKAVDLSLQDGMEHERRNFYLLFATADQTEGMQAFLEKRPPIFNQQEQE from the coding sequence ATGCCGACACAACAGTACGTTAAGACAGAAACGGTTGGTCGGATCGGTCGAATTCGGCTCGACCGGACGGCACGATACAATGCGCTGAACCGGACGATGGTCCGCGAAATCGTTGAGGCGATGGAGACTTTTGACCGCGACGATCGGGTGACGGTCATTGTTTTGACAGGAAACGGAAAGTCGTTTTCAGCAGGTGCCGATATCGAGGAGATGCTCGAAGCGACACCGATTTCGATGGAACTTCTTGATCCATTCGCGGACTGGGACCGGATCAGCCGAATCAAAAAACCAATCATTGCAGGTGTCCACGGTTTTGTTCTCGGAGGCGGGTTCGAACTGGCGCTCGCTTGTGATTTAATCTACGCCGATCCCGCGACTCAGTTTGGCTTTCCAGAAGTCGGACTCGGCGTCATGCCGGGAGCAGGCGGGACGCAACGTTTGACGAAATGCATCGGTCGAACGCGGGCGCTCGAGTGGCTCTTCACGGGTGACCGAATGCAGGCAGAGGAAGCAGAACGACTTGGCATCATCAATCGAGTGACGACGGACGTCGAAGCGACGGTGCTTGCGATGGCGGAGCGATTATCAAACCAGCCGAGCATGGCGTTACGACTGATTAAGGACGCAGCAAACAAAGCCGTCGATTTATCGTTACAAGATGGCATGGAGCACGAACGCCGAAACTTCTATCTGCTGTTCGCAACAGCCGATCAAACAGAAGGCATGCAAGCCTTTCTCGAAAAACGTCCACCGATTTTCAATCAACAGGAACAGGAGTGA
- a CDS encoding aldehyde dehydrogenase family protein produces MSTVHEKTLEMKRSVYHLLINGEQVEGATGETFKTYNPATGEVIAEVAKASKEDADRAVQAARDAFDHGKWKMWPVGRRAQILNKIASIMRSRFNEIVELEILDTGKSLAAAQGQVTQAIEDFEFYAGAIVGHRGVVNNVPGQFHNYTEKEAVGVCAQIIPWNYPLMMAAWKVAPAIAVGCSVVVKPATLTPLTAIILGEICLEAGVPAGVVNVIPGSGREIGNHLVEHPNVDKVAFTGSTPVGKDIMGRASETLKRVTLELGGKSPNIVFEDADVTAAVDGSLFGIFYNSGQSCEARSRLYVHEDIYDAFMEQFVAKTKQLVLGNPFDKGTHVGAIIDQQQVDVIDGYVQSAKADGATIVTGGHASAPEGYEKGFWYAPTIITDVTHEMKAVNEEIFGPVVVVMPFKDEKEAIRLANDTSFGLGSALWTKDGAKATRVANQIKAGIVMVNCPFSAFPGTPFGGYKQSGFGRELCIETLDLYTETKSILSYYGSRPLNPFGL; encoded by the coding sequence ATGTCGACAGTACATGAAAAAACACTTGAAATGAAACGGTCCGTCTATCATTTGCTCATCAACGGCGAACAAGTCGAAGGTGCAACAGGCGAGACATTTAAAACATATAATCCGGCAACAGGTGAAGTGATCGCGGAAGTTGCAAAAGCATCGAAGGAAGACGCTGATCGTGCCGTTCAAGCCGCACGGGATGCGTTTGATCACGGGAAGTGGAAGATGTGGCCAGTCGGACGCCGCGCGCAAATCTTAAATAAGATTGCCAGCATCATGCGTTCCCGCTTCAACGAAATCGTCGAACTCGAGATTCTCGATACAGGGAAATCATTAGCAGCGGCGCAAGGACAAGTCACGCAAGCAATTGAAGACTTTGAGTTCTACGCAGGTGCGATCGTCGGTCATCGTGGTGTCGTCAATAACGTGCCGGGACAATTCCATAACTACACAGAAAAAGAAGCGGTCGGTGTTTGTGCGCAAATCATTCCGTGGAACTATCCATTGATGATGGCAGCTTGGAAAGTTGCACCAGCGATCGCAGTCGGTTGTTCGGTCGTCGTCAAACCAGCGACATTAACACCATTAACAGCCATCATTCTCGGTGAGATTTGTCTAGAAGCTGGCGTTCCGGCAGGTGTCGTCAACGTCATCCCAGGTTCAGGCCGCGAGATCGGCAACCATCTCGTCGAGCATCCAAACGTCGATAAAGTCGCTTTCACAGGCTCGACACCAGTCGGAAAAGACATCATGGGACGTGCGTCAGAAACACTAAAACGAGTCACACTCGAACTCGGTGGAAAATCACCGAACATCGTCTTTGAAGATGCAGATGTGACAGCAGCTGTTGATGGTTCGTTGTTCGGGATCTTCTATAACAGCGGTCAATCGTGTGAAGCACGCTCACGTCTTTACGTTCACGAGGATATTTACGACGCGTTCATGGAACAATTCGTCGCAAAAACAAAACAACTCGTTCTCGGCAATCCATTTGATAAAGGAACACATGTCGGAGCGATCATCGATCAACAACAAGTCGATGTCATCGATGGATACGTCCAGTCAGCGAAAGCAGACGGAGCAACAATCGTCACAGGAGGTCACGCTTCAGCACCAGAAGGATACGAAAAAGGCTTCTGGTACGCACCGACGATCATCACGGACGTCACGCATGAGATGAAAGCGGTCAATGAAGAGATCTTTGGACCAGTCGTCGTCGTCATGCCGTTCAAGGATGAAAAAGAAGCGATTCGTTTAGCGAACGATACATCGTTTGGACTCGGATCAGCGCTTTGGACGAAAGACGGTGCAAAAGCGACGCGCGTTGCCAACCAAATCAAAGCCGGTATCGTCATGGTTAACTGTCCGTTTTCTGCTTTCCCAGGTACACCGTTTGGTGGGTATAAGCAATCAGGATTCGGTCGTGAACTCTGTATCGAAACACTTGATCTGTACACAGAAACGAAGAGTATCTTGTCGTATTACGGCAGTCGTCCACTCAATCCGTTCGGACTATAA
- a CDS encoding 3-hydroxyacyl-CoA dehydrogenase gives MVEQIVVVGSGVMGRGIAYVAAHRGFQVTLVDIKEAYVESAYQELERIAEKGITRGKMSASEVEGLFDRLSLSTDLATAAQQADLVIEAVPEQLTIKQQVFETLEANARPDCYFATNTSTMSPTEIASFTNRADRVMAMHFFNPVHLMPLIELVRGLETSDETVAALEQVARHMQKETVVIREFPGFVTSRISALVGNEAFYMLQEGLGTPEEIDKAIKLGLNYPMGPFELGDLVGLDTRLHNLKYLHEKLGEKYRPAPLLEQYVKAGRLGRKTGRGVYDYTNREVTS, from the coding sequence ATGGTAGAACAAATCGTCGTCGTCGGATCCGGCGTCATGGGACGTGGCATTGCGTACGTTGCCGCACACCGCGGATTTCAGGTGACACTCGTTGATATTAAAGAAGCGTATGTCGAAAGTGCCTATCAAGAACTCGAACGGATCGCAGAGAAAGGTATCACGCGAGGCAAAATGTCCGCGAGTGAAGTCGAGGGACTGTTCGATCGGTTAAGTTTGTCGACGGATTTAGCAACGGCTGCACAACAAGCGGATCTCGTCATTGAGGCGGTACCGGAACAACTGACGATCAAACAGCAAGTCTTTGAAACATTAGAAGCCAATGCACGACCGGACTGTTATTTTGCGACGAATACGTCGACGATGAGTCCGACGGAGATCGCCTCCTTTACGAACAGGGCGGACCGGGTCATGGCGATGCATTTCTTCAATCCGGTCCATCTGATGCCACTGATCGAGCTCGTTCGTGGTCTTGAGACGTCGGATGAGACGGTTGCTGCCTTAGAGCAAGTGGCGCGTCATATGCAAAAGGAAACGGTCGTCATCCGTGAGTTTCCTGGGTTTGTGACTTCACGTATCAGTGCGCTCGTCGGAAACGAAGCGTTTTATATGTTGCAAGAAGGGCTTGGGACACCGGAAGAGATCGATAAAGCGATCAAACTCGGATTAAATTATCCGATGGGACCCTTCGAACTCGGGGACTTGGTCGGGCTCGATACTCGACTCCACAACTTAAAGTATCTCCATGAGAAGCTCGGCGAAAAATACCGTCCGGCACCACTGCTCGAACAGTATGTCAAAGCCGGTCGACTCGGTCGTAAAACAGGTCGTGGGGTCTACGACTACACGAATCGTGAGGTGACGTCATGA
- a CDS encoding acetyl-CoA C-acyltransferase: protein MKRVAIIDAVRTPIGRYNGALRQVRPDDLGARVIEALLKRNPQVDPKTIEEVIFGNANQAGEDNRNVARMSGLLAGLPVEVAGTTINRLCGSGLDAVIAAARGIALGEGDIYIAGGTESMTRAPFVLAKPDQANPRGNQTMYDTTIGWRFVNDRLADKYGTDSMPETAENVARQYGISREAQDDFAFESQQRAKRAIEEQRFTEELVAVMQMDRKGNVSVFDQDEHPRPETTREKLATLRPLFPNGTVTAGNASGVNDGASALLLMSEEKANELGLTPLGYYRASATAGVEPAIMGIGPIDATEKVLRRAGLKVEQLDQIELNEAFAAQSLACIEALGLPSEKVNVNGGAIAFGHPLGASGARILTTLLHEMRRTNRTYGLATMCVGVGQGIALVVDREGLV, encoded by the coding sequence ATGAAACGTGTCGCCATCATCGATGCCGTTCGGACACCGATCGGTCGCTATAACGGCGCGTTGCGTCAAGTTCGCCCGGATGATTTAGGGGCACGTGTCATCGAAGCGTTACTTAAGCGTAATCCGCAAGTCGATCCGAAGACGATCGAGGAAGTTATTTTCGGCAATGCGAATCAGGCGGGGGAAGATAACCGGAACGTCGCTCGGATGTCCGGACTACTGGCTGGTCTACCGGTCGAAGTCGCCGGTACGACGATCAATCGCTTATGTGGATCAGGACTCGATGCTGTCATTGCAGCCGCTCGCGGAATTGCGTTAGGTGAAGGGGATATTTATATCGCTGGAGGAACGGAAAGCATGACGCGTGCGCCGTTCGTCCTCGCGAAGCCGGATCAAGCCAACCCGCGTGGCAATCAGACGATGTATGATACGACGATTGGCTGGCGGTTCGTCAATGATCGCTTAGCAGATAAATACGGAACGGATTCGATGCCGGAGACAGCTGAGAACGTCGCCCGTCAGTACGGCATCTCACGTGAAGCGCAGGATGACTTTGCGTTTGAAAGTCAACAACGTGCAAAACGAGCCATCGAGGAACAGCGCTTCACAGAAGAGCTAGTTGCGGTCATGCAGATGGACCGAAAAGGTAACGTCAGCGTCTTCGACCAAGATGAACACCCACGTCCCGAGACGACGCGCGAGAAACTCGCGACGCTTCGTCCTTTATTCCCGAACGGTACCGTGACAGCGGGAAATGCATCTGGCGTCAACGATGGTGCTTCGGCGCTGTTATTGATGAGTGAAGAAAAAGCAAACGAACTCGGCTTGACACCGCTTGGATATTACCGAGCGAGTGCGACAGCAGGCGTTGAACCCGCCATCATGGGCATCGGACCGATCGACGCGACGGAAAAAGTTCTCCGGCGGGCAGGATTGAAAGTCGAACAGCTCGATCAGATTGAGTTGAACGAAGCGTTTGCGGCTCAAAGTCTTGCTTGTATCGAAGCACTCGGTCTACCGAGCGAAAAAGTCAACGTCAACGGCGGAGCGATTGCTTTCGGTCATCCGCTCGGCGCAAGTGGAGCGCGGATTTTGACGACGTTATTGCATGAGATGCGCCGGACGAACCGGACGTATGGTCTCGCCACGATGTGTGTCGGAGTTGGTCAAGGGATCGCACTCGTCGTCGATCGGGAGGGACTCGTATGA